The following are encoded together in the Dickeya lacustris genome:
- the hypB gene encoding hydrogenase nickel incorporation protein HypB yields MCTTCGCGEGERRIEGDEAAHSHPHSHTHAHSHEHTHGNSHSLSHGHHHHHVHRHDHEHDHDHNHDHDHNHEHGHDNTHHHGHEHHHENGAPSAAPGVIIHHHHYYYHHGDVHHHYHGVAQPHSHHAHSGDHHHDRHDHHIHDHDHDHDHDHDHDHAQARPARHDAPFQPVEQDQDLHYGQGAAGTHAPGIGQQRLLQIEMDVLSKNNQLAAHNREHFDDAHILALNLVSSPGSGKTTLLTNTLHLIGKNLPCAVIEGDQQTTNDAERIRATGVPAIQVNTGKGCHLDAQMVHDAMHRLPLPTGSLLFIENVGNLVCPAGFDLGERHKIAVLSVTEGEDKPLKYPHMFAAASLMIINKIDLLPYLDFDVETCVANARRVNPHIEVIALSARTGEGMESWLAWLEKQLTALLHASAQPSLPLAEG; encoded by the coding sequence ATGTGTACCACATGCGGTTGTGGCGAAGGAGAACGCCGGATTGAAGGTGATGAAGCAGCGCATTCACACCCCCACTCCCATACCCACGCTCATTCTCATGAACATACCCACGGCAATAGTCACAGCCTGTCTCATGGTCATCACCATCATCATGTGCACCGCCATGATCACGAACACGACCATGACCACAATCATGACCATGACCACAACCATGAACACGGGCATGACAACACGCATCACCATGGTCATGAACATCATCATGAGAACGGGGCACCGTCGGCTGCGCCGGGTGTGATTATTCATCACCACCATTACTACTATCACCACGGTGATGTTCATCACCACTATCATGGCGTAGCGCAGCCGCATTCTCATCATGCCCATTCCGGTGATCACCACCACGACCGGCACGATCATCATATTCATGACCATGACCATGACCATGACCATGACCATGACCATGACCATGCACAGGCTCGCCCGGCACGGCATGACGCGCCTTTCCAGCCGGTAGAGCAGGATCAAGACTTACATTATGGACAAGGCGCGGCGGGCACACACGCGCCGGGCATTGGCCAGCAGCGCTTGTTGCAGATTGAAATGGATGTGTTGAGCAAGAATAACCAGCTTGCCGCGCATAACCGCGAGCACTTTGATGACGCGCATATTCTGGCGCTGAATCTGGTTTCCAGCCCTGGGTCGGGCAAGACCACGCTACTGACCAACACCCTGCATCTGATAGGAAAAAACCTGCCCTGTGCGGTGATTGAAGGCGATCAGCAGACCACCAACGATGCCGAGCGTATCCGTGCGACCGGCGTCCCGGCGATTCAGGTCAACACCGGCAAGGGGTGCCATCTCGATGCGCAAATGGTGCATGACGCCATGCACCGCCTGCCGTTGCCCACCGGTAGCCTGTTGTTTATTGAAAACGTCGGCAATCTGGTGTGCCCGGCGGGGTTTGACCTGGGCGAGCGCCACAAAATAGCGGTGCTGTCCGTCACCGAAGGTGAAGACAAACCGCTGAAATATCCACACATGTTTGCTGCCGCGTCCCTGATGATTATCAACAAGATAGACTTGCTTCCCTACCTCGATTTTGATGTGGAAACCTGCGTGGCCAACGCGCGTCGCGTCAACCCGCACATTGAGGTAATTGCGCTATCGGCGCGTACCGGCGAGGGGATGGAAAGCTGGCTGGCATGGCTGGAAAAACAGTTGACCGCCCTGTTGCACGCATCGGCACAGCCGTCGTTGCCGTTGGCGGAGGGCTGA
- the hybG gene encoding hydrogenase maturation factor HybG, with translation MCLGVPGKVVAVGPDLHYPARVDVCGVQREVNIALVCEGSPESLVGQWVLVHVGFAMSLLDEQEAQETLAALQSMQAVGLELDEVRQTGAVYAVRG, from the coding sequence ATGTGTCTGGGCGTTCCCGGTAAAGTGGTCGCGGTCGGGCCGGATCTGCATTATCCGGCGCGGGTGGATGTCTGCGGTGTGCAGCGTGAGGTGAATATCGCGCTGGTCTGTGAGGGCTCGCCGGAAAGTCTGGTGGGGCAATGGGTGTTGGTACACGTCGGCTTTGCCATGAGTCTGCTCGATGAGCAGGAAGCGCAAGAAACCCTGGCCGCCCTCCAGTCGATGCAGGCCGTCGGGCTGGAGCTCGATGAAGTCAGGCAAACCGGAGCAGTCTATGCAGTACGTGGATGA
- the hypD gene encoding hydrogenase formation protein HypD: MQYVDEFRDPELAKALLQRIQALVDDMPELKTRPLQLMEVCGGHTHAIFKFGIDRLLPAEIEFVHGPGCPVCVLPMGRIDACLEIAARPDVIFCTFGDAMRVPGRNGSLLDARRHGADVRVVYSPLDALALAQQHPDRQVVFFGLGFETTMPGSALTLQQAKRRGVHNFSLFCQHITIIPTLQSLLEQPDLRIDGFLAPGHVSMVIGSHPYQPLCEQFHKPFVVTGFEPLDILQALLMLVQQLHDDRCAVENQYRRIVPDSGNVLAQQAMAEVFTTKAHSEWRGLGDIANSGMQLREEYAEFDAERRFNPQQQQVADEPLSRCGDVLTGRCKPGDCPLFGARCTPQNAIGALMVSSEGACAAYYQYRRECA, from the coding sequence ATGCAGTACGTGGATGAATTTCGTGACCCCGAATTAGCCAAAGCGCTGTTGCAACGGATTCAGGCGCTGGTGGATGACATGCCAGAATTGAAAACCCGGCCATTGCAATTGATGGAGGTGTGCGGCGGGCACACCCATGCCATTTTCAAATTTGGCATTGACCGGTTGTTACCGGCAGAAATTGAATTTGTACACGGGCCGGGGTGCCCGGTATGCGTGTTACCCATGGGGCGCATTGATGCCTGCCTGGAGATTGCCGCGCGCCCCGACGTGATTTTCTGTACCTTTGGCGACGCGATGCGTGTACCGGGGCGCAACGGCTCCTTGCTGGATGCCCGACGCCACGGCGCAGACGTGCGCGTGGTCTACTCGCCGCTCGATGCGCTGGCACTGGCGCAGCAACACCCCGACCGGCAGGTGGTATTTTTCGGGCTGGGGTTTGAAACCACCATGCCCGGCAGCGCGCTGACATTGCAACAGGCGAAACGCCGTGGGGTACACAATTTTTCGCTGTTCTGTCAGCACATTACCATCATCCCGACATTACAAAGCCTGCTGGAGCAGCCGGATCTGCGCATCGACGGCTTTCTGGCTCCGGGGCATGTCAGCATGGTGATTGGTTCACACCCGTATCAGCCGTTATGTGAACAATTCCATAAACCGTTTGTGGTGACGGGGTTTGAACCGCTCGATATTTTACAGGCGTTGCTGATGCTGGTGCAGCAGTTACATGATGACCGCTGTGCGGTGGAAAACCAGTATCGCCGTATTGTGCCCGACAGCGGCAACGTGCTGGCGCAACAGGCGATGGCGGAGGTGTTTACAACCAAGGCCCACAGCGAGTGGCGCGGGCTTGGCGACATCGCTAACTCGGGGATGCAATTGCGTGAAGAGTATGCGGAATTTGACGCCGAGCGCCGTTTTAATCCGCAACAGCAGCAGGTGGCGGATGAGCCGCTATCACGCTGTGGCGATGTTTTAACCGGGCGCTGTAAACCGGGCGACTGCCCGCTGTTTGGCGCACGCTGTACGCCGCAGAATGCCATTGGCGCGCTAATGGTGTCATCCGAAGGGGCGTGTGCGGCTTATTATCAGTATCGACGGGAGTGCGCATGA
- the hypE gene encoding hydrogenase expression/formation protein HypE gives MKHSLLPKEITLAHGSGGRAMQQLIESLFLPIFDNPLLAAREDQARLPLAELSAQGDRLAFTTDSYVIDPIEFPGGDIGKLAVCGTANDLAVSGATPRYLSCGFILEEGLAGETLWRIVNSMAQTARDAGIQIVTGDTKVVPRGAADKIFINTAGIGVIAPQVNWAASEIRPGDRLMVSGTLGDHGATILNLRENLGLEASLHSDCAVLTPLIAPLRHIDGVRALRDATRGGVTAILHEFAEASGCGMSVNEAALPVKAQVRGICELLGLEALNFANEGKLVLVVSPEAENAVLDALRSHPLGRDAAVIGHVTEQKQVRLCGVFGTSRLLDLPHSEPMPRIC, from the coding sequence ATGAAGCACAGTTTATTGCCAAAAGAGATAACCCTGGCGCACGGCAGCGGCGGGCGGGCGATGCAACAGCTGATTGAAAGCCTGTTTCTGCCGATATTTGATAACCCATTGCTGGCCGCGCGTGAAGATCAGGCGCGCCTGCCGCTGGCAGAGCTGAGTGCGCAAGGCGACCGGCTGGCGTTCACCACCGACAGCTACGTCATTGACCCGATTGAATTTCCCGGCGGCGATATCGGTAAGCTGGCGGTGTGCGGTACCGCCAACGACCTGGCGGTCAGCGGCGCGACACCGCGCTATCTCTCCTGCGGGTTTATTCTGGAAGAAGGGCTTGCGGGCGAAACGCTGTGGCGCATTGTTAACTCGATGGCGCAGACCGCCCGCGATGCCGGTATCCAGATAGTCACCGGCGATACCAAAGTGGTGCCGCGCGGGGCGGCAGACAAAATCTTTATCAATACCGCCGGGATTGGCGTGATTGCGCCGCAGGTGAATTGGGCCGCCAGTGAAATTCGCCCCGGCGACCGGCTGATGGTGAGCGGCACGCTTGGCGACCACGGCGCAACTATCCTGAACCTGCGTGAGAACCTGGGTCTCGAAGCGAGCCTGCACAGCGATTGCGCCGTACTGACGCCACTGATTGCGCCGCTGCGCCACATTGACGGCGTGCGGGCGCTGCGTGACGCCACGCGCGGCGGCGTCACGGCGATTCTGCATGAATTTGCCGAAGCCAGCGGCTGCGGGATGTCGGTTAACGAAGCGGCGCTGCCGGTCAAAGCGCAAGTGCGCGGCATCTGTGAATTATTGGGGCTGGAGGCGCTGAATTTTGCCAACGAAGGCAAACTGGTGCTGGTGGTTTCACCCGAGGCGGAAAATGCCGTGCTGGATGCGCTACGCAGCCATCCGCTCGGGCGTGATGCGGCGGTGATTGGCCACGTCACCGAGCAAAAACAGGTGCGGCTGTGCGGGGTGTTTGGCACCTCCCGCCTGCTGGATTTACCCCACAGCGAACCGATGCCAAGGATTTGCTGA
- the hypF gene encoding carbamoyltransferase HypF: MSAINVQTTSGIEIRVKGKVQGVGFRPYVWQIAHRLGAKGSVLNDGAGVLVRLWPASAEADFISALYAECPPLAQIDALACQPYHWAQSPDDFVIEHSGSGAMDTHIVPDAATCEPCRQELFDPKNRRYGYPFINCTHCGPRFTIIRQMPYDRPYTSMAAFPLCPDCQQEYQHPADRRFHAQPNACPVCGPQVWLCDSTGTRASGRDAIAQAAAALGDGQIVALKGIGGFHLACDASSEQAVARLRARKRRPSKPLAVMLHQAEALARYSTVADTQAALRLLQSPAAPIVLLALRPDSGLADAIAPGLDEVGFMLPANPLQHLLLAATGRPLVMTSGNANGQPPALDNGEALTTLAGIADLWLMHDRDIVQRADDSVVRLDDGHASVIRRARGYVPDALPLPPGFDDVPALLAMGADLKNTFCLLRGQSAILSQHLGDLTEERVMQQYQQAQALFTDIYRFTPQAIVVDAHPGYLSHQLGQQLAQQQAIPCISVLHHHAHIVACLAEHQWPRDGGAVIGLALDGIGYGGESRWWGAECLRVDYARCQYLGGLPAVALPGGDMAARQPWRNLLAQWQAFVPHWQQYDEARVIPTAAITLLTQAITRGLNAPLASSAGRLFDAVAAACGFAGEQSWEGEAACWLEALARQHPVQDATTAAFPVTMPLRGQHLDLATFWQQWLAYTASPAARALAFHVALADGLAELVRQAARAHQLNTVVCCGGVMHNRLLVRLLRQRLAGMQFLLPERLPAGDGGLSLGQALIAASQWPHG, translated from the coding sequence ATGTCAGCGATTAATGTACAGACGACATCCGGCATTGAGATTCGCGTTAAGGGCAAAGTGCAGGGGGTGGGGTTTCGCCCTTATGTCTGGCAAATTGCGCACCGCCTGGGAGCGAAAGGCAGCGTGTTAAATGACGGCGCAGGGGTGTTAGTCCGACTGTGGCCTGCGAGCGCCGAGGCGGATTTCATTAGCGCACTGTACGCCGAATGCCCGCCGCTGGCGCAGATTGACGCGCTGGCCTGTCAGCCTTATCACTGGGCGCAGAGCCCGGATGATTTTGTCATTGAACACAGCGGCAGCGGTGCGATGGATACCCATATCGTGCCGGATGCCGCCACCTGCGAGCCGTGCCGTCAGGAGCTGTTCGACCCGAAAAACCGTCGCTATGGCTACCCCTTTATCAACTGCACGCACTGCGGCCCGCGTTTTACCATCATCCGCCAGATGCCCTATGACCGCCCTTATACCTCAATGGCCGCTTTTCCGCTGTGCCCGGATTGCCAGCAAGAGTATCAACACCCGGCGGATAGACGCTTTCACGCCCAGCCGAATGCCTGCCCGGTGTGTGGCCCGCAGGTGTGGTTGTGTGACAGCACCGGCACGCGGGCGAGTGGCCGTGACGCCATTGCGCAGGCGGCAGCTGCATTAGGCGATGGGCAAATTGTGGCACTGAAAGGGATTGGCGGCTTTCATCTTGCCTGTGATGCCAGCAGCGAGCAGGCCGTTGCCCGCTTGCGCGCGCGCAAGCGTCGCCCGTCTAAACCACTGGCGGTGATGCTGCATCAGGCGGAGGCGTTGGCGCGTTATAGCACGGTTGCGGATACCCAGGCGGCATTACGGTTACTGCAAAGCCCGGCGGCACCGATTGTGTTGCTGGCGTTGCGCCCGGACAGTGGGCTGGCCGATGCGATTGCCCCGGGGCTTGATGAAGTGGGCTTTATGTTGCCCGCCAACCCGTTGCAGCATCTGTTGCTGGCGGCGACCGGACGACCGCTGGTGATGACCTCGGGTAATGCCAATGGTCAACCGCCCGCGCTGGATAACGGCGAGGCATTAACGACGCTTGCCGGGATAGCCGATCTTTGGCTCATGCATGACAGAGACATCGTGCAGCGTGCGGATGATTCGGTGGTACGGCTTGATGACGGGCACGCAAGTGTTATCCGGCGTGCGCGCGGGTATGTACCGGATGCGCTGCCGCTGCCGCCGGGGTTTGATGATGTGCCTGCGCTACTGGCAATGGGTGCGGATTTGAAAAACACCTTTTGCCTGCTGCGTGGGCAAAGCGCCATTCTCAGCCAGCATCTGGGGGATTTGACCGAAGAGCGGGTGATGCAGCAATACCAGCAGGCGCAGGCGCTGTTTACCGATATCTACCGTTTCACGCCGCAGGCGATTGTGGTTGACGCACACCCCGGTTATCTCAGCCACCAGCTCGGGCAGCAACTGGCGCAACAGCAGGCTATTCCCTGCATCAGCGTGTTGCACCACCACGCGCATATTGTGGCTTGTCTGGCCGAGCATCAGTGGCCACGCGACGGCGGCGCGGTGATTGGCCTGGCGCTGGATGGCATTGGTTATGGCGGCGAGTCGCGCTGGTGGGGGGCAGAGTGCCTGCGGGTAGATTACGCCCGTTGCCAGTATCTGGGCGGCTTACCGGCGGTGGCGCTACCGGGCGGCGATATGGCTGCGCGCCAGCCGTGGCGCAACCTGCTGGCGCAGTGGCAGGCGTTTGTGCCGCACTGGCAGCAGTATGACGAAGCCCGGGTTATCCCGACGGCGGCCATTACGCTACTGACGCAGGCGATTACCCGTGGGCTCAATGCGCCTCTGGCCTCTTCCGCCGGGCGTTTATTTGATGCCGTTGCCGCCGCCTGCGGTTTTGCCGGTGAGCAGAGTTGGGAGGGCGAGGCTGCTTGCTGGCTGGAAGCGCTGGCGCGCCAGCACCCGGTTCAGGATGCCACCACAGCCGCGTTCCCGGTGACGATGCCGCTGCGTGGTCAGCACCTCGACCTGGCGACATTCTGGCAGCAGTGGCTGGCGTATACGGCGTCACCGGCGGCGCGGGCGCTGGCGTTTCATGTGGCGCTGGCCGATGGGCTGGCTGAACTGGTACGGCAGGCGGCACGGGCGCATCAGTTAAATACGGTGGTGTGTTGTGGCGGGGTGATGCATAACCGCTTGCTGGTGCGTTTGCTGCGTCAACGGCTGGCTGGAATGCAATTTTTGTTGCCTGAACGTCTGCCGGCAGGCGACGGCGGCCTGTCGCTGGGACAAGCGTTAATTGCCGCCAGCCAGTGGCCGCACGGATAA
- a CDS encoding YlaC family protein, producing the protein MEEIERLLCEEIERLNREERRDNRVRFSRQFMRGHPYLFGGMLVSYIPVAMILWYAPYFGLPYVMGFTLFLVAMSLAMSMDINPRYRYEDIDQLDLRVCYNGEWYNSRHVSRATLEAILNSPNVETAVKARIKRLWQTKGALYFYDVFSQAKYTAPPEKTGLISPRPTA; encoded by the coding sequence ATGGAGGAGATAGAGCGCCTGCTTTGTGAGGAAATTGAACGGCTTAACCGTGAGGAGCGGCGCGACAACCGCGTGCGTTTCAGCCGACAGTTTATGCGCGGCCACCCGTATCTGTTCGGCGGTATGCTGGTCAGTTATATCCCGGTGGCGATGATACTCTGGTACGCGCCGTATTTCGGCCTGCCTTATGTCATGGGGTTCACGCTTTTTTTAGTGGCGATGTCGCTGGCGATGTCAATGGATATCAACCCCCGCTACCGTTACGAAGACATAGACCAACTGGATTTGCGGGTGTGCTACAACGGCGAATGGTACAACAGCCGCCATGTTTCCCGCGCCACGCTTGAGGCCATTCTCAATAGCCCTAACGTCGAGACCGCCGTCAAAGCGCGCATCAAGCGGTTGTGGCAGACGAAAGGGGCGCTCTATTTTTATGACGTTTTTTCACAGGCCAAATACACCGCACCGCCTGAAAAAACCGGGCTGATATCCCCTCGCCCAACGGCCTAG
- a CDS encoding glutamine amidotransferase, whose translation MTMPDATATTPARSLLIVQMGEPPEPIARTVGQQADWFSQALAEELAYTGGHLQVVRPDAGDALPPAQEHDAAIISGSWSMVTDKLSWSERTAQWVRERVGMGRPLLGICYGHQLLAHALGGEVADNPNGREMGLKTVTLHEQAAEDRLLAALPAQFSAYLSHLQSVITPPAGAQVLAASELDGCQIIRYAPHTLSFQFHPEMDAAVMNACLRHSALPELVANEEPVWARRLLRDFVQHALSR comes from the coding sequence ATGACCATGCCAGACGCCACCGCCACCACACCCGCCCGCTCTTTGCTGATTGTTCAGATGGGCGAGCCTCCTGAACCTATCGCCCGTACCGTGGGACAACAGGCCGACTGGTTTAGCCAGGCGCTGGCAGAGGAGTTGGCATACACCGGGGGGCATTTGCAGGTGGTACGGCCCGATGCCGGTGATGCCTTACCGCCAGCGCAAGAGCATGATGCGGCCATCATTAGCGGCTCCTGGTCAATGGTGACGGATAAGCTTTCGTGGAGTGAGCGCACCGCACAGTGGGTGCGCGAACGTGTCGGCATGGGGCGGCCCTTGCTCGGTATTTGTTATGGGCACCAGTTGTTGGCGCATGCGCTGGGTGGCGAGGTGGCGGATAACCCGAACGGGCGAGAGATGGGGCTGAAAACGGTAACGCTGCATGAACAAGCGGCAGAGGATAGGTTACTGGCGGCGCTGCCCGCGCAGTTTAGCGCGTATCTGAGCCATCTCCAGTCGGTGATAACCCCTCCGGCAGGCGCACAGGTCTTGGCTGCCTCGGAGCTCGACGGCTGCCAGATAATCCGCTATGCGCCACACACCCTCTCTTTTCAGTTTCACCCCGAGATGGATGCCGCAGTCATGAACGCCTGTCTGCGTCACAGCGCGCTGCCGGAACTGGTGGCGAACGAAGAGCCGGTGTGGGCGCGTCGGCTGCTGCGTGATTTTGTGCAGCACGCCCTTTCCCGTTAA
- a CDS encoding PLP-dependent aminotransferase family protein, producing the protein MREQLHSGLWRPGEKLPSLREKAAHCGLSLMTVLHTYQLLESEGRIVSRPQSGYYVAPNIVRPATPLACGEAVQLAEKVDVNDFIFDVLRASRSPAVVPFGSAFPDPRLFPQRQLTRSLAQVARRMQPESAVDSLPPGNEQLRKQIAQRYALQGIAVSPDEIVITSGALESLNLCLQWLTRPGDYVVIESPAFYGALQAIERLQLKAITIAADPHTGIDLAALEQALQHYPIRACWLMTNFHNPLGYTLSWQKKQQLAALLRTYQVALIEDDVYGELYSGKHRPLPVKALDSDGRMLHCASFSKNLVAGFRVGWVAAGHSAEGIQRLQLMSTLATSAPMQLAIADYLATSNYDSHLRRLRRTLAQRKQRLYQAMKACFPAEVDIYYAEGGYFIWLGLPEGSNSITLYQQALAQGISLAPGRMFTTDDRFDRYFRINASFEWQSKTEQAVRKLAELLRQALAQG; encoded by the coding sequence ATGCGTGAGCAATTGCATTCCGGTCTCTGGCGGCCTGGGGAGAAGTTGCCTTCGCTGCGTGAGAAAGCGGCGCATTGCGGCCTGAGCCTGATGACGGTGCTGCATACTTACCAACTGTTGGAGAGTGAGGGGCGGATCGTTTCCCGCCCCCAGTCAGGTTATTACGTTGCGCCGAATATTGTACGCCCGGCGACGCCGCTTGCCTGTGGCGAGGCGGTACAACTGGCTGAAAAGGTCGATGTGAATGACTTTATTTTCGATGTATTGCGCGCCAGCCGCTCCCCTGCGGTGGTGCCCTTTGGTTCAGCCTTTCCCGATCCGCGCCTGTTTCCCCAGCGCCAGTTAACGCGTTCATTGGCGCAGGTAGCACGGCGCATGCAACCGGAGAGCGCGGTTGACAGCCTGCCGCCCGGCAACGAGCAACTGCGCAAGCAGATAGCCCAGCGCTATGCGCTGCAAGGTATCGCGGTGTCACCTGATGAAATTGTCATCACCAGCGGGGCGCTGGAGTCGCTCAATTTGTGCCTGCAATGGCTGACCCGGCCAGGGGATTATGTTGTTATCGAGTCGCCTGCGTTTTATGGCGCACTACAGGCGATAGAGCGGCTGCAACTTAAAGCGATTACCATTGCCGCCGACCCGCATACCGGCATTGATTTGGCCGCGCTCGAACAGGCTTTGCAGCACTATCCCATCCGTGCCTGCTGGCTGATGACCAATTTTCACAACCCGCTGGGTTACACTTTGTCCTGGCAGAAAAAGCAGCAACTGGCTGCGTTGTTGCGCACCTATCAGGTCGCGCTGATTGAAGATGATGTCTATGGTGAGCTCTACAGCGGCAAGCACCGGCCGCTGCCGGTCAAAGCGCTGGATAGCGATGGGCGTATGTTGCACTGCGCCTCGTTTTCTAAAAATCTGGTGGCCGGATTTCGCGTTGGCTGGGTTGCGGCGGGGCACTCGGCTGAAGGTATTCAACGGTTGCAATTAATGAGCACGCTTGCCACCAGCGCGCCGATGCAACTGGCGATAGCCGATTATCTGGCAACCAGCAATTATGACAGCCATCTGCGGCGGTTGCGGCGCACGCTAGCGCAGCGTAAGCAACGCCTGTATCAGGCAATGAAAGCGTGCTTCCCGGCTGAAGTGGATATTTATTATGCTGAGGGCGGTTATTTTATCTGGCTGGGGCTGCCGGAAGGCAGCAACAGCATCACACTATATCAGCAGGCGTTGGCTCAGGGCATTAGCCTTGCGCCAGGACGAATGTTTACCACTGATGATAGATTCGATCGTTATTTCCGCATTAATGCCTCGTTTGAATGGCAGAGCAAAACCGAACAGGCGGTGCGGAAACTGGCGGAGTTATTACGTCAGGCGTTAGCGCAGGGCTGA